Proteins found in one Micromonospora sp. WMMD1082 genomic segment:
- a CDS encoding glycosyltransferase, with protein MLLTCEFFEPGFRAGGPVRSIAQLLDSVSPTVDVTVVTRDRDLGSSEPYPGLSGRMVCRRQARVCYVDPRRPRHWWFLARRLVPRRFDLLYVNSLWAPSSVIPILAAYLRLIRARRILVAPRGELAPSALGVKAAKKRLFLRLWRPVLRRPDVLWHATNPQEAEHIRRTFPRAWVETRQNEVSLPLEPLAPKTTGGALRLIFVSRINPIKNLAVALAALARVRQPVVFDIYGPIEDPGYWAACQDLIRQVPATVRVSYLGELAPDQVRPTFARYDAFVFPTQGENFGHVIAESLSASCPVLCADRTPWTSVLDAGGGIVLTDLQPATLASQVALLAGLTPADRLRTRQAAGEAYRAWRASTTGPNILDRIRSATTGR; from the coding sequence TCCGTCTCCCCGACCGTCGACGTGACCGTGGTGACCCGGGACCGTGATCTCGGCTCATCCGAGCCGTACCCAGGCTTGTCCGGACGGATGGTCTGCCGCCGTCAGGCCCGGGTCTGCTACGTCGACCCACGCCGTCCCAGGCACTGGTGGTTTCTCGCACGACGCCTGGTGCCGCGACGCTTCGATCTTCTCTACGTCAACAGCCTCTGGGCGCCCTCGTCGGTCATCCCGATCCTCGCCGCCTACCTACGCCTCATTCGCGCGAGGCGGATTCTCGTCGCGCCCCGTGGCGAACTGGCACCGAGCGCGCTGGGCGTCAAGGCCGCCAAGAAGCGGCTCTTCCTGAGGCTCTGGCGTCCCGTTCTCCGGCGCCCCGACGTCCTGTGGCACGCTACCAACCCGCAGGAGGCAGAGCACATCCGGCGGACATTCCCCCGGGCATGGGTGGAGACGAGACAGAACGAGGTGTCACTTCCCCTCGAACCGCTGGCGCCGAAGACGACCGGCGGTGCCCTGCGGTTAATCTTCGTCAGCCGGATCAACCCGATCAAGAACCTCGCTGTCGCGCTCGCCGCACTCGCACGGGTCAGACAGCCAGTGGTGTTCGACATCTACGGACCTATCGAGGATCCGGGCTACTGGGCGGCGTGCCAGGATCTCATCCGGCAGGTTCCCGCGACGGTCCGCGTCAGCTACCTGGGCGAACTCGCCCCCGACCAGGTCCGCCCCACCTTCGCGCGGTACGACGCGTTCGTCTTTCCCACTCAGGGTGAGAACTTCGGCCACGTCATCGCGGAAAGTCTCTCCGCGTCCTGCCCGGTCCTCTGCGCCGACCGGACCCCCTGGACCTCAGTGCTCGACGCGGGCGGCGGGATCGTCCTGACCGACCTCCAACCGGCAACCCTGGCCAGCCAGGTCGCACTGCTGGCCGGCCTCACCCCGGCAGACCGGCTCCGCACCCGGCAGGCGGCCGGAGAGGCGTACCGGGCCTGGCGGGCCAGCACGACCGGACCGAACATCCTCGACCGGATCAGGTCGGCCACCACCGGTCGTTGA